In the Streptomyces sp. 3214.6 genome, GCGGCCAAGCCGCTGATCGAGGCGGGCCTGGACCCGCTGCACGTGGTGTGGCTACGGGTGACCGGCGCGGCCCTGGTGATGCTGCCGCTCGCCGTGCGCCATCGCGCACTGCTGCGCACCCGGCCGGGCCTGCTCGCCGGGTTCGGTCTGCTCGGCGTGGCCGGAGTGCAGGCGTTCTACTTCGCCTCGATATCCCGGATCCCGGTCGGCGTCGCGCTGCTCGTCGAGTACTTCGCGCCCGCCCTCGTGCTGGGCTGGGTGCGGTTCGTGCAGCGGCGGCCGGTGACGCGTGCCGCCGCGCTCGGCGTGGTCCTCGCGGTGGGCGGGCTGGCCTGTGTCGTCGAGGTCTGGTCGGGGCTGAGCTTCGACGCCGTGGGACTGCTGCTCGCGCTGGCCGCGGCCTGCTGCCAGGTCGGCTACTTCGTCCTGTCCGACCAGGGCAGCGACTCGGGCGACGATGCCCCCGACCCCCTCGGCGTCATCGCGTACGGCCTCCTGGTGGGCGCCGTCGTGCTGACCGTCGTCGCCCGCCCGTGGGGCATGGACTGGGGCGTGCTCGCGCACACCGCGGGCATGAACGGCGCCGATGTCCCCGCCTGGCTGCTGCTCGCCTGGATCGTGCTGATCGCGACGGTCGTCGCGTACGTCACCGGCGTGCTCTCCGTGCGCCGGCTCTCCCCGCAGGTGGCGGGCGTGGTGGCCTGTCTGGAGGCCGTCATCGCGACGGTCCTCGCGTGGGTGCTGCTCGGCGAGCATCTCTCGGCGCCGCAGATCGTCGGCGGCGCGGTGGTGCTGCTCGGCGCGTTCATCGCACAGTCGTCCGCTCCCGCCAAGGGCTCCCCGGAGCCGGTGGCCGCCGGCGGGCCCGAAAGGGAGTTGTCGGCCCGCGGCACGGCTGCCTAGAGTGCTGATCATGCCTTCGAACGCACTCGTTCTTCCGCCTCCGGCCGCCTGAGGCGGGCCCTCCTGAGCACGCCCGGCACCTGCTGCCGGGCGGAACGGTGCTGCCCGCAGAAGAAGTCCGCGGACCGCTGCCCATGCGGCGGTCCCTTCCCGACCTTCTGTGTGGAGAGAACGCGTGTCCCCCCTTTCCGGCCTTTCAGGCTCTGCTTCTGTCTCCCTGCCCGTTCGGCGGGCCCTGCTCTACTTGATCGTCGCGGGCGCCGCCTGGGGTACGGCCGGCGCCGCCGCCTCGCTGGTCTACCGGACCAGCGACCTGGGTGCCGTCGCCCTGTCGTTCTGGCGCTGCGCGGCCGGGCTGGTCGTGCTGCTGGCCGCCCGACCCCTGCTGCGCCCGCGCGCCGCGACCACCACGGTGCCCGTGCCGGCACCCGGGCTGCCGCGCCGCCGGGCACTGCGGTCCACGGTCATGGGCCTGGGCCTCGCGCTCTTCCAGACGGCGTACTTCGCGGCCGTGTCCGACACCGGACTGGCCGTGGCCACGGTCGTCACCCTCGGTGCGGGGCCTGTCCTCATCGCGCTCGGCGCCCGGCTGACCCTGGGGGAGCGGCTCGGCCGCGGCGGGGTACTCGCCGTCGCCGGGGCGCTCGCCGGACTGGGGGTGCTGTTCGCCGGCAGCGGTGGCTCGGCCGTCCATCCCCGAGGTGTGCTGCTCGCGCTGCTGTCGGCGGCCGGGTACAGCGCGATGACCCTGCTCACCCGGCGCTGGGGCCGCGACGGCGACGCCGACGCCTCTGCCACCACCGTGGGGGCGTTCGCCGTCACCGCCCTGTGTCTGCTGCCGTTCGCCCTGGTCGAGGGGCTGGTGCCGCACAGCGCCGAACCCCTGCGGGTGCTGGCACTGCTGGCGTACATCGCGGCGGTGCCCACGGCTCTCGCCTACGCCCTCTACTTCGCGGGCGCGGCCGTCGTACGGTCCGCGACCGTCTCCGTGATCATGCTCCTCGAACCGGTGAGCGCGGCGGTGCTGGCCGTCGGCCTCCTCGGCGAACGCCTCACCGCCACCACCCTCACCGGCACGTCGCTGATGCTGGCCTCGGTCGCCGGCCTGGCCCTCGCGGAGACACGGGCCGCCGGTCCGGCGTCGGCCTGACGGAAAGCCCCCGCGCCGTCATGTCCGGCGGCGGCGCAGGAGGTGGGCGAGGGCCGCCGCGTCTCCCGGGCCGCCGCGGGCGGCCAGGCCCGTGGCGATGCGGTCCTGGGTTTCGGGCGGCCGGTGGGCCGCGTACTTGAACTTCGCCCGTACGGCGGTCACTTCGAGCCGGATGCCTCGGATGCCGGAGAGCATGCGTCCGTACGGCTCCTCGCCGACCGTGGGCCGGGCCGAGCCGCCTTCCGGCTGGAAGTGGCCCAACTGGCGGTGCAGCAGATCGGCCTTGGCGGCTGGATCGTCCACGATGTGCGCCGTGCAGCGGAGTTGGACGGCCGTGTAGAAGCTCGTCGGGGTGCCGTGCTCGGCGGGGGCACCCGGCGGCGCCTGCCACGGGCCGGGGACGAAGACGTAATCGTCGACGACGCTCAGTGTCACCGCCGGGTTCGCCTGCAGGGCGGACCACAGCGGGTTGGGCCGGGCCAGGTGGGTGACGGCTTCGCCCGCGTCGGGGTCGTAGGCGAAGTGCAGGGGCTGGACGAACGGGGGCTCCCCCGGCGGCCCGTTGACGGCGAGCTGGCCGAAGTCATGGACCGACAGCCACTGTTGCCACTCGGCGTCCTCGCGAGGCGCGTCCCAGGGATGGATGAGCATCACAACACCGTGAGGTAGCCGGGGAGTTCGGTGCCGGGTGCGAGGTCTGCCTCCGGGAGGGGCGTGCCGTAGCCCTTGCGCAGCGGGAGCACGCCGGCCCAGTGGGGGAGGGCGAGGTCCTCCGGCTCGTCGTTCACGCCGCCCGTGCGGGTCTTGGCCGAGACCTCGTTCAGATCGAGGCGGATCACCGCGGTCGCCGCCAGTTCCTTCTTGTTGGCGGGGCGCGCGTCGGCGGCCCGGCCCGGGACGACGTGGTCGACGAGGGCGTCGAGCGCCGTCAGCTTCTCCTGCGGGTCCGTGACGTCATGGGCGATGCCGTGCACCACGACCGAGCGGTAGTTGATCGAGTGGTGGAAGGCCGAGCGGGCCAGCACCAGCCCGTCGACATGAGTGACCGTCAGACACACGGCCAGCCCCGGGTCCGCCTGTCCCGTCATCCGCAGCGGACGCGAGCCCGTCGAGCCGTGCACATAGAGCGTCTCGCCTGCCCGGCCGTACAGCGTCGGCAGCACGACCGGCGTGCCGTCGCGGACGAAGCCGAGGTGGCAGACGTAGCCCTCGTCGAGTATCGCGTGCACCAGATCCTTGTCGTACGAGGCCCGCTCCGCGCTCCGGGTGGGGATCGTGCGGTCGGTCGGAAGGTAGGCGGCGGCCTGTGTCGTCGTCTCCGGGGACCCCTGCATGACACTCTCCATTGCACTAGTGCATAATAGGCTTTGTGCTAGGAGAGTATCCGATCAAAGGTCGGCGCGCAGCAGACATTTCCGCGAGCATCGAGGCGGCAGTGGGTGCGGGTGAGCTGAGTCCGGGGCAACTGCTGCCCCCCATGCGGGAGTTGGCGACGGCCCTGGAGGTGAACCCGAACACCGTCGCGTCCGCCTATCGCACCCTGCGTGAGCGCGGGGTGATCGAGACCGACGGCCGCCGGGGCAGCCGGGTGCGGTCCAAGCCCGCCACGACCGGGCGGGAGGCCATCCGGGTGGAGGTGCCGGAGGGCGTGCGGGACGCCGCGGCCGGCAATCCGGACACGGCTCTGCTGCCGCCGCTGGCGCCGGCGTTCGCGTGGGCCGCCGCGCAGGGCGACCGGGAGCCGGTTCTGTACGGGCACGCGCCGGTCGAACCCGAGCTCGCCCGGCTGGCCCGGGCCGAACTGGACGCGGACGGCGTGCCGGACGGACCCGTGGCCGTCGCCTCCGGCTCCCTGGACGCGATCGAGCGCGTCCTCGCCGCGCATCTCAGGCCCGGCGATACCGTGGCCGTCGAGGATCCCGGGTGGGGCTCGCTGCTGGACCTCGTGCCGGCGCTCGGGCTGCGCACCGTGCCGGTCGGCCTCGACGACGAGGGACCGCTGCCCGACGACGTACGCCGGGCCCTGGAGGCCGGGGCGCGCGCCCTGATCGTCACCGACCGGGCGCAGAACCCGACCGGCGCGGCGGTGAGCGCCGCACGCGCGCGTGCCCTGCGCTCCGTGCTGCGGGCACACCCGGGGACACTGCTCGTCGAGGACGACCACGGGCATCGGATCGTCGACCTCCCCCTGCACCCCCTGGCGGGCGTCACCCGGCACTGGGCCTTCGTGCGCTCGGCCGCCAAGGCATACGGGCCCGACCTGCGCTTCGCCGTCCTCACCGGGGACGACGTCACGCTCGACCGGGTCCGTGGGCGGCAGCGGCTGGGACCCGGCTGGGTCAGCCGGATCATCCAGCGGGCGGTGCTGCGGCTGACGGCCGACGGCGCGGTGGACGCACGGGCGGTGGCGGCTGCGTACGGCGGCCGACGTGACGCGCTGATCGCCGCCCTGGCTCGGCGGGGGGTCGAGGCGCGGGGGCGCAGTGGAATGAACGTGTGGGTTCCCGTGCCGGACGAGACAGGGGCCGTCGCCCGGTTGCTGCACGCGGGCTGGGCGGTCGCGCCCGGGGCGCGGTTTCGGATCGCGTCGCCGCCGGGGATCCGGATCACTGTGTCGACGCTGACGCAGGAGGAGACCGAGGCGCTGGCGGAGGTGATCGCCTCGGCGGTCGGGTCGTCGCCGTTGCGGAACTACGCCGGGTGAGACATCTCGCCCGTGCTCACGACCTGCCTCCCGCCTGGGTCAGCGCTGCTCCTGCCAGGACTATGGCCGCTCCCACCGGGGTCGACCAGCTCAGCTGTTCGCCCAGCAGGGCGACTCCCGCCGCCGTCGCTATGACCGGGATGAAGTACGTGACCATCTGGGCCGTCGTCGGGCCGACCTCCGCGACCAGGCCGTACTGGAGGAGGAGGGCGAGGCCCGTGCCGAGCGCCCCCAGGGCGGCCGTCGCGAGCAGGGGAACGACGGGGAAGTGGATCGGGAAGGTGGTGAACAGCGGGGTGACCACGGCCAGTTGCACGGTGGCCAGGAACAGTTGCGCGCCGGTCATCGACAGGGCCGAGGAGCCGGTGTGCGCCAGGGTGCGGCGGAGGTAGATCCAGCCGATCGGGTAGCTGAGCGAGGCCAGCAGGGCCAGGGTCGTGCCCCACGCGTCCAGGCCGTGGAAGCCCTGCCAGGCGCCCAGTACCGTGAGGACGCCGAGGAAGCCGAGGCCCAGGCCCGCGACGCGCAGCCGGTTCGGCCGGTCCTCCGACAGGGCCACCAGGGACAGGGCCATGCCCCACAGCGGTGAGGTCGCGTTGCAGAT is a window encoding:
- a CDS encoding EamA family transporter; this translates as MPVHTSVSSQGSRGKGLGLGLAVGSAIAFGGSGVAAKPLIEAGLDPLHVVWLRVTGAALVMLPLAVRHRALLRTRPGLLAGFGLLGVAGVQAFYFASISRIPVGVALLVEYFAPALVLGWVRFVQRRPVTRAAALGVVLAVGGLACVVEVWSGLSFDAVGLLLALAAACCQVGYFVLSDQGSDSGDDAPDPLGVIAYGLLVGAVVLTVVARPWGMDWGVLAHTAGMNGADVPAWLLLAWIVLIATVVAYVTGVLSVRRLSPQVAGVVACLEAVIATVLAWVLLGEHLSAPQIVGGAVVLLGAFIAQSSAPAKGSPEPVAAGGPERELSARGTAA
- a CDS encoding DMT family transporter, producing MSPLSGLSGSASVSLPVRRALLYLIVAGAAWGTAGAAASLVYRTSDLGAVALSFWRCAAGLVVLLAARPLLRPRAATTTVPVPAPGLPRRRALRSTVMGLGLALFQTAYFAAVSDTGLAVATVVTLGAGPVLIALGARLTLGERLGRGGVLAVAGALAGLGVLFAGSGGSAVHPRGVLLALLSAAGYSAMTLLTRRWGRDGDADASATTVGAFAVTALCLLPFALVEGLVPHSAEPLRVLALLAYIAAVPTALAYALYFAGAAVVRSATVSVIMLLEPVSAAVLAVGLLGERLTATTLTGTSLMLASVAGLALAETRAAGPASA
- a CDS encoding FMN-binding negative transcriptional regulator codes for the protein MLIHPWDAPREDAEWQQWLSVHDFGQLAVNGPPGEPPFVQPLHFAYDPDAGEAVTHLARPNPLWSALQANPAVTLSVVDDYVFVPGPWQAPPGAPAEHGTPTSFYTAVQLRCTAHIVDDPAAKADLLHRQLGHFQPEGGSARPTVGEEPYGRMLSGIRGIRLEVTAVRAKFKYAAHRPPETQDRIATGLAARGGPGDAAALAHLLRRRRT
- a CDS encoding pyridoxamine 5'-phosphate oxidase family protein; amino-acid sequence: MQGSPETTTQAAAYLPTDRTIPTRSAERASYDKDLVHAILDEGYVCHLGFVRDGTPVVLPTLYGRAGETLYVHGSTGSRPLRMTGQADPGLAVCLTVTHVDGLVLARSAFHHSINYRSVVVHGIAHDVTDPQEKLTALDALVDHVVPGRAADARPANKKELAATAVIRLDLNEVSAKTRTGGVNDEPEDLALPHWAGVLPLRKGYGTPLPEADLAPGTELPGYLTVL
- a CDS encoding aminotransferase class I/II-fold pyridoxal phosphate-dependent enzyme, which encodes MLGEYPIKGRRAADISASIEAAVGAGELSPGQLLPPMRELATALEVNPNTVASAYRTLRERGVIETDGRRGSRVRSKPATTGREAIRVEVPEGVRDAAAGNPDTALLPPLAPAFAWAAAQGDREPVLYGHAPVEPELARLARAELDADGVPDGPVAVASGSLDAIERVLAAHLRPGDTVAVEDPGWGSLLDLVPALGLRTVPVGLDDEGPLPDDVRRALEAGARALIVTDRAQNPTGAAVSAARARALRSVLRAHPGTLLVEDDHGHRIVDLPLHPLAGVTRHWAFVRSAAKAYGPDLRFAVLTGDDVTLDRVRGRQRLGPGWVSRIIQRAVLRLTADGAVDARAVAAAYGGRRDALIAALARRGVEARGRSGMNVWVPVPDETGAVARLLHAGWAVAPGARFRIASPPGIRITVSTLTQEETEALAEVIASAVGSSPLRNYAG
- a CDS encoding DMT family transporter, translating into MTTATPPAGPRASSPKACETPTPAGASGHPRRTLDWRLRFGALSLIWGFSFLLIKVGTEGYAPFQVTLGRLLFGTTVLAAAMAVKRERLPRGARTWAHLTVSAFLINALPFSLFAYAELTIPSTLAGICNATSPLWGMALSLVALSEDRPNRLRVAGLGLGFLGVLTVLGAWQGFHGLDAWGTTLALLASLSYPIGWIYLRRTLAHTGSSALSMTGAQLFLATVQLAVVTPLFTTFPIHFPVVPLLATAALGALGTGLALLLQYGLVAEVGPTTAQMVTYFIPVIATAAGVALLGEQLSWSTPVGAAIVLAGAALTQAGGRS